A window of the Apostichopus japonicus isolate 1M-3 chromosome 8, ASM3797524v1, whole genome shotgun sequence genome harbors these coding sequences:
- the LOC139972128 gene encoding uncharacterized protein isoform X5, with protein sequence MFIAWKVIFPMVDHSVNKHIGITVNSCCCIMNEVDICVTTKQSVTASGSPYSPRRRAWSSRGKWTQRVVVDIYGRNGERQTSMQKEEEMDIEYLPDDSDIILSEEEMEEEEEEEEGDIFESPQQSSSPQGATSSSPTSTDPISIPSPLGQSPLSPGCSFVTPSHCSSSSIMRRFSPMGSWEAVSPMSSGYGSAPRFFSSIGTQTPPATPVFFETRIQLQFGDSHSQDLRLRQRLVQQDNVRTRFYSEGSAREAASAREGAQELPDLVLDRTFRDRANSAPSRPSQSAIEVGRELRRISDEFESTFYQQRGRSNSILRRLVGLLNRDQGAEERQNQDHRPNAIGSGGGL encoded by the exons ATGTTTATAGCATGGAAGGTTATCTTTCCCATG GTCGATCATTCCGTGAACAAACATATTGGCATTACAGTGA attcatgctgttgtattaTGAATGAAGTTGATATCTGTGTGACCACGAAACAGTCAGTTACAGCCTCTGGGTCACCCTACTCACCACGGCGGAGGGCGTGGTCATCGAGAGGCAAGTGGACACAGCGCGTTGTAGTCGATATCTATGGGAGGAACGGTGAGAGGCAAACAAGTATGCAGAAGGAAGAAGAAATGGACATAGAATATTTACCGGATGATTCGGACATCATCCTCTCCGAGGAGGAGatggaggaagaggaggaggaggaggaaggggatATATTTGAATCCCCTCAGCAATCCTCATCACCCCAGGGGGCAACTAGCAGTAGTCCAACCAGTACTGACCCTATAAGTATACCGTCGCCTTTGGGCCAAAGTCCACTATCGCCTGGTTGTAGCTTTGTGACTCCTTCCCATTGTTCCTCCTCCTCTATCATGAGACGCTTTTCGCCCATGGGATCCTGGGAGGCGGTTTCGCCAATGTCCTCGGGCTACGGATCCGCGCCACGCTTTTTCAGTTCTATAGGAACCCAAACGCCTCCTGCCACACCAGTATTTTTCGAGACTCGCATCCAACTGCAATTTGGAGATTCTCATTCTCAGGATCTAAGACTGCGTCAGCGCTTAGTTCAACAGG ATAATGTGCGCACACGGTTCTATTCCGAGGGCAGTGCACGGGAGGCAGCCAGTGCAAGGGAAGGAGCTCAAGAGCTGCCAGATCTCGTCTTAGACAGAACTTTCCGAGACAGAGCCAACTCGGCACCGTCGAGACCATCTCAATCAGCTATAGAGGTCGGTCGAGAGCTGCGGAGAATCAGCGATGAGTTTGAATCTACCTTTTACCAG CAGAGGGGGAGAAGCAACTCAATCCTGAGACGTCTTGTTGGCTTGTTGAATCGCGATCAGGGAGCAGAGGAGAGGCAGAACCAAGATCACCGGCCAAACGCCATCGGATCTGGAGGCGGATTATGA
- the LOC139972128 gene encoding uncharacterized protein isoform X6, which yields MDFISIRPRLFVNFDSCCCIMNEVDICVTTKQSVTASGSPYSPRRRAWSSRGKWTQRVVVDIYGRNGERQTSMQKEEEMDIEYLPDDSDIILSEEEMEEEEEEEEGDIFESPQQSSSPQGATSSSPTSTDPISIPSPLGQSPLSPGCSFVTPSHCSSSSIMRRFSPMGSWEAVSPMSSGYGSAPRFFSSIGTQTPPATPVFFETRIQLQFGDSHSQDLRLRQRLVQQDNVRTRFYSEGSAREAASAREGAQELPDLVLDRTFRDRANSAPSRPSQSAIEVGRELRRISDEFESTFYQQRGRSNSILRRLVGLLNRDQGAEERQNQDHRPNAIGSGGGL from the exons ATGGATTTCATATCTATTCGTCCACGCTTGTTTGTAAACTTTG attcatgctgttgtattaTGAATGAAGTTGATATCTGTGTGACCACGAAACAGTCAGTTACAGCCTCTGGGTCACCCTACTCACCACGGCGGAGGGCGTGGTCATCGAGAGGCAAGTGGACACAGCGCGTTGTAGTCGATATCTATGGGAGGAACGGTGAGAGGCAAACAAGTATGCAGAAGGAAGAAGAAATGGACATAGAATATTTACCGGATGATTCGGACATCATCCTCTCCGAGGAGGAGatggaggaagaggaggaggaggaggaaggggatATATTTGAATCCCCTCAGCAATCCTCATCACCCCAGGGGGCAACTAGCAGTAGTCCAACCAGTACTGACCCTATAAGTATACCGTCGCCTTTGGGCCAAAGTCCACTATCGCCTGGTTGTAGCTTTGTGACTCCTTCCCATTGTTCCTCCTCCTCTATCATGAGACGCTTTTCGCCCATGGGATCCTGGGAGGCGGTTTCGCCAATGTCCTCGGGCTACGGATCCGCGCCACGCTTTTTCAGTTCTATAGGAACCCAAACGCCTCCTGCCACACCAGTATTTTTCGAGACTCGCATCCAACTGCAATTTGGAGATTCTCATTCTCAGGATCTAAGACTGCGTCAGCGCTTAGTTCAACAGG ATAATGTGCGCACACGGTTCTATTCCGAGGGCAGTGCACGGGAGGCAGCCAGTGCAAGGGAAGGAGCTCAAGAGCTGCCAGATCTCGTCTTAGACAGAACTTTCCGAGACAGAGCCAACTCGGCACCGTCGAGACCATCTCAATCAGCTATAGAGGTCGGTCGAGAGCTGCGGAGAATCAGCGATGAGTTTGAATCTACCTTTTACCAG CAGAGGGGGAGAAGCAACTCAATCCTGAGACGTCTTGTTGGCTTGTTGAATCGCGATCAGGGAGCAGAGGAGAGGCAGAACCAAGATCACCGGCCAAACGCCATCGGATCTGGAGGCGGATTATGA
- the LOC139972128 gene encoding uncharacterized protein isoform X4 yields the protein MTNSEQSATFASCNICYWEVMCRSFREQTYWHYNSCCCIMNEVDICVTTKQSVTASGSPYSPRRRAWSSRGKWTQRVVVDIYGRNGERQTSMQKEEEMDIEYLPDDSDIILSEEEMEEEEEEEEGDIFESPQQSSSPQGATSSSPTSTDPISIPSPLGQSPLSPGCSFVTPSHCSSSSIMRRFSPMGSWEAVSPMSSGYGSAPRFFSSIGTQTPPATPVFFETRIQLQFGDSHSQDLRLRQRLVQQDNVRTRFYSEGSAREAASAREGAQELPDLVLDRTFRDRANSAPSRPSQSAIEVGRELRRISDEFESTFYQQRGRSNSILRRLVGLLNRDQGAEERQNQDHRPNAIGSGGGL from the exons GTCGATCATTCCGTGAACAAACATATTGGCATTACA attcatgctgttgtattaTGAATGAAGTTGATATCTGTGTGACCACGAAACAGTCAGTTACAGCCTCTGGGTCACCCTACTCACCACGGCGGAGGGCGTGGTCATCGAGAGGCAAGTGGACACAGCGCGTTGTAGTCGATATCTATGGGAGGAACGGTGAGAGGCAAACAAGTATGCAGAAGGAAGAAGAAATGGACATAGAATATTTACCGGATGATTCGGACATCATCCTCTCCGAGGAGGAGatggaggaagaggaggaggaggaggaaggggatATATTTGAATCCCCTCAGCAATCCTCATCACCCCAGGGGGCAACTAGCAGTAGTCCAACCAGTACTGACCCTATAAGTATACCGTCGCCTTTGGGCCAAAGTCCACTATCGCCTGGTTGTAGCTTTGTGACTCCTTCCCATTGTTCCTCCTCCTCTATCATGAGACGCTTTTCGCCCATGGGATCCTGGGAGGCGGTTTCGCCAATGTCCTCGGGCTACGGATCCGCGCCACGCTTTTTCAGTTCTATAGGAACCCAAACGCCTCCTGCCACACCAGTATTTTTCGAGACTCGCATCCAACTGCAATTTGGAGATTCTCATTCTCAGGATCTAAGACTGCGTCAGCGCTTAGTTCAACAGG ATAATGTGCGCACACGGTTCTATTCCGAGGGCAGTGCACGGGAGGCAGCCAGTGCAAGGGAAGGAGCTCAAGAGCTGCCAGATCTCGTCTTAGACAGAACTTTCCGAGACAGAGCCAACTCGGCACCGTCGAGACCATCTCAATCAGCTATAGAGGTCGGTCGAGAGCTGCGGAGAATCAGCGATGAGTTTGAATCTACCTTTTACCAG CAGAGGGGGAGAAGCAACTCAATCCTGAGACGTCTTGTTGGCTTGTTGAATCGCGATCAGGGAGCAGAGGAGAGGCAGAACCAAGATCACCGGCCAAACGCCATCGGATCTGGAGGCGGATTATGA
- the LOC139972128 gene encoding uncharacterized protein isoform X7, with the protein MNEVDICVTTKQSVTASGSPYSPRRRAWSSRGKWTQRVVVDIYGRNGERQTSMQKEEEMDIEYLPDDSDIILSEEEMEEEEEEEEGDIFESPQQSSSPQGATSSSPTSTDPISIPSPLGQSPLSPGCSFVTPSHCSSSSIMRRFSPMGSWEAVSPMSSGYGSAPRFFSSIGTQTPPATPVFFETRIQLQFGDSHSQDLRLRQRLVQQDNVRTRFYSEGSAREAASAREGAQELPDLVLDRTFRDRANSAPSRPSQSAIEVGRELRRISDEFESTFYQQRGRSNSILRRLVGLLNRDQGAEERQNQDHRPNAIGSGGGL; encoded by the exons aTGAATGAAGTTGATATCTGTGTGACCACGAAACAGTCAGTTACAGCCTCTGGGTCACCCTACTCACCACGGCGGAGGGCGTGGTCATCGAGAGGCAAGTGGACACAGCGCGTTGTAGTCGATATCTATGGGAGGAACGGTGAGAGGCAAACAAGTATGCAGAAGGAAGAAGAAATGGACATAGAATATTTACCGGATGATTCGGACATCATCCTCTCCGAGGAGGAGatggaggaagaggaggaggaggaggaaggggatATATTTGAATCCCCTCAGCAATCCTCATCACCCCAGGGGGCAACTAGCAGTAGTCCAACCAGTACTGACCCTATAAGTATACCGTCGCCTTTGGGCCAAAGTCCACTATCGCCTGGTTGTAGCTTTGTGACTCCTTCCCATTGTTCCTCCTCCTCTATCATGAGACGCTTTTCGCCCATGGGATCCTGGGAGGCGGTTTCGCCAATGTCCTCGGGCTACGGATCCGCGCCACGCTTTTTCAGTTCTATAGGAACCCAAACGCCTCCTGCCACACCAGTATTTTTCGAGACTCGCATCCAACTGCAATTTGGAGATTCTCATTCTCAGGATCTAAGACTGCGTCAGCGCTTAGTTCAACAGG ATAATGTGCGCACACGGTTCTATTCCGAGGGCAGTGCACGGGAGGCAGCCAGTGCAAGGGAAGGAGCTCAAGAGCTGCCAGATCTCGTCTTAGACAGAACTTTCCGAGACAGAGCCAACTCGGCACCGTCGAGACCATCTCAATCAGCTATAGAGGTCGGTCGAGAGCTGCGGAGAATCAGCGATGAGTTTGAATCTACCTTTTACCAG CAGAGGGGGAGAAGCAACTCAATCCTGAGACGTCTTGTTGGCTTGTTGAATCGCGATCAGGGAGCAGAGGAGAGGCAGAACCAAGATCACCGGCCAAACGCCATCGGATCTGGAGGCGGATTATGA